The genomic segment TCATTATTAGCATTTATAACTTCTACAACTTGTTCTTTCTCAACCTTTGCTTGTAGGTACCCTAGTCTAAGTGGTTCGAATAAGTCTTGATGTAAACTTGGATATTCTTCCCAATAATTACTTAATAAGTCTACATCACTTTCAGGAATACCACCTTTTAAATGGGCCTCAATATCCTGAAGATCTTCGTTATTACTATTATCTATATAACGAGGAATACTCAAATTATACTCATTATCCTCTTTAATCTCTTCATTTAAAACAAAGCGAGCATATTTTGTGTCTGATTGATCCATTGTATTAAAAGTTCGGACTATTTTTTCAATATCTTGTTCTCGAAGTCTATTTTTATTCCCTTCTTTAACAAAATCTTGACTAGCATCAATCATAAAAATACCTTCACGTTCTACAGCATCTTCTTTGTCTACAATGATAATGCATGCAGGTATTCCTGTTCCAAAAAAGATGTTTGCAGGAAGTCCTATGATCCCTTTTATATAGCCATGGTCAATAATTTTTTTACGTATTTCTCCTTCTGTATTTCCACGGAAAAGTACTCCATGCGGCAAAATGATCGCTGCTTTGCCTTTTGCTTTTAAAGATTTTAATACATGTAGGAACCAAGCGTAATCACCATTTTTTTCAGGTGGAACACCGTAACCAACTTCACTATAACGACCATATTGATCTGGCAAAGTGCCGTCCGTCCATGATTTATCTGAAAAAGGCGGATTTACAACAATATAATCGAACCTTTTTAATTGATTATTTTCTTTCCATTTGGGGTCAGCTAATGTATTCCCTCTCTGAATTTCACCTGCTCCTTTGTTATGGAGAACTAAATTCATGCGTGCCAATCCAGCAGTAGACGGATCGTATTCTTGACCATAAATAGTAATTTCAACAAGGGCTACATCAGCAGCTCTTATTAGAAGTGAACCCGATCCACATGCAGGATCATAAACTGTCATACTTGAGCTAGTTGCTTTGTCTAAGCCTATAACTCTTGCCATTACACGTGATACCTCACCTGGTGTATAAAATTGACCTTTGCTCTTTCCTGAATCTTGAGCAAACTTACGCATTAAATATTCATACGCATCGCCTAAAATATCATCTCCACCAGCACGATTTTTTGTGAAATCTAACTCTGGTTTTTGAAAAATAGCCACTAAATCCGAGACTTTATCAACATGGGTTTTTCCTTCTCCGAGTTCATTACTATCAAAATCAGCAATATCAATAATCCCTTTTAAATTGTTTTTCTCTGCAATTGCACTAATACTAGTATTGATTTTCTCACCAATATCTGTTTGGAATTTATGCTTTACAATATCGTCAAAACTCGAATCTGCCGGAATTTCAATCTCCCAATCATCAGAAGTTTTATACTTATCAGAAACATATTTTACAAATAGCATCGTTAAAATATAGTTTTTATAGCGTGCAGGTTCAACCCCACCTCTTAATTTATCTGCAGCTGCCCACAGCTGATTATATATTTCACTTTTTTTAATTGCCAAGTCACATTACCTCTTTTACGTTTATTTGTTAATTTCAAAAATCAACATTTGATACTTAATATTAAAAATAACAATATTTATACTCTTGTATTCTACAATTTAATTAACTTAATCAATAGTTGATTAAGTAATAGTGCTCTCAATTATTATTCATAAATCAATACTCTCATTATTATACATTATTTTCATGTACATGTATAAGCAAATAAGACAACAAAAGTCGTATCCAATTAAACTTAAAATCTATTTACTTAATCTTGTTTCTAAAATAATTTTAGCAAATTAATCACTATTTAAAATATTACCTTCGTATTAAAAATTCATCAGAAAAAGCTATTCGTTTTTATCAAACAGCTTCCTTAAGGACTATTTAATTGCTAATACTTTGTAACCCTTCGATTTCTGACGCTCATTTATCTCCATCAACTGCAAAATCTTTTTAATTTGAGTAAGAAGACTATTCGTTTCTGCTTTCCCACTTAATATTGGCTCTAAGACATCTTTTGGGTTCTTTAAAGATGTCTGTCCAGAATCGTACAATAAGTCCATTTCTCTATCAAAAATCTTGATTGTTTTAAAGACTTTTTCTTTATATAAAGTCGAAACATTCTCCGATAAATTTTGCACAACTAAATCATGATGTTCTTTTTTATTTCTCTAACTATCATAGCACCTATAGAAAACTGATACTCATACCTTGCAAGTGTCCCTAAATAGGACAAGTCTTTTGAAACAGCAACGACATAGATACTCATTTCAATCCGTTTTCTTCTAATAAACTAACGGTTCTTGTTGGTACTTCTACTGTTCTTAAAGTTCCTTCTATAATCAAATGATAATTCTTGTCACTCAAATATTCCACAACATCTTCCGTCAAACGATTAGAAAATGGCGTCACTTGCATCACATAGTCTGTCCCATATTGTTCTACAATTTCATCGAAATTTGGATGGGCTTGTTTAAATGAATCATTATCCACCACAATTACATTCGTACCAATTTCCTTCATGATTGCATATCTTAGAGCAGTCTTACCAGCTCCAGGTTGGCCAACAAATAAAAAAGCTTTTGGACTCTATGATTGAACTTTAGAGAGTGTTAAGCTTCTAGGGTGTCCTCTAAAATTAGAGAATACTGCTGTTCGGTATAATCTGCATAAAAATTAGACATACTGTTCAACTGACTTCTTATCAGTTATAGATTTCGTACACACATCCATCATGTTCCAGTACGATTCAACTTTAGCCAGATCATTTATCAACATTTTAAAAAGATTCATTTTCAACATCCCTTTTAATTGATCCAGCAACTCAGCTGATAGGTCATTTTTATTTTGTCTGTCAATCTGATGATTTACAACATATCTCAATACGCGATTGTAGACATTGCGAGAAAATTCATTTAGTGATTCAACCTTAAAAGTTTTTTCATAATCCATTTTCTCGTAGGTAGCTTACATTATCAGTGATATGTCAAAGGTAGTTCAATTTTATGTTTATACCTCTTTTCAACAGAGGGTGTATGTTTTTGATATGTCAATAATATATCACCTTTTTACATAGTTATGCCCTTTTTATGCCCCTTTCGCTTTTCCCTTGACTTTTAAAACTCTATATTTAAATTACAAAAAAACAAAAACCCTTGATTTCTCAAGGGTTTCAGCCGTTAAATGATTAACGAATTTCTTTAATACGAGCCGCTTTACCACGTAGGTTACGTAGGTAGTAAAGTTTCGCACGACGTACTTTACCACGACGGATTACTTCTAATTTTGCGATACGTGGAGTATGTACTGGGAAAGTACGTTCCACACCAACACTGTTAGAAATTTTACGAACAGTGAAAGTTTCGCTGATTCCAGCTCCGCGACGTTTGATTACTACGCCTTCGAATAATTGGATACGTTCGCGAGTACCTTCGACTACTTTCGCATGTACACGTACAGTATCACCCGGACGGAAATTTGGAACATCTGGGTTTAGTTGACTTTTTGTGATTTCATCAATCAGTTTGTTCATGTTTTTCTCTCCTTCCAACAAACATTCATTCATATATTAATGAAGCGGAATATCGTTATCAGACTGGTCTCTCCAGTCACCTTATTTAGGTTACCACAAACTAGATTCGCTGTAAAGTTTTTTTCTTACTTTTTATAGGTGTTTGTTTTAATAATATATTACATTATCATGAAAAAGTGATTTTTCTAGCTACGGGATTAAAAAACGGGTATCGTATGTATAAAGTACTTAGAAAGAAGGTTTCATTATGAAAGTAACTGCGAAACATCAGTATTGGCAAATAACCACCTTTCCTATGCTTTTCCCGGTGAATTGTTATTTAGTTTTAGAAAAGGATAGTTTAACCTTAATTGATACTGGTATTTTAGCACATGCGAAAGGCATTATTTCGTTAATAGAATCATTACACTTACCGTTAAAGCGGATTCTTTTGACACATGCACACGGGGATCATATTGGTGGTTTATTGGCGATAAAAAATGCTTTTCCTGATGCTCTTGTGATGTTAGGAAGTAGAGAAAATTTACTCGTCCAGAAAAAAGAAATTTATGCTTTTGAAGCACAGAAGCCGCTCAAAGGTAGTTATCCAGCTGAACTTCCTGTGAAAATTGACCAAACATTAAAAGCTGGAGACACGGTTGGCTCACTATTAGTTGTCGATACACCTGGTCATACGCCGGGCTCTATTTCCTTTTTTGATGAGCGCAACGAACATTTATTTGTGGGTGACTTATTCCAAACTCGTGGCGGGGCGGCTATTTGCGGGGAGAAACGGTTACTCTTTCCTTTTCCAGCGATGGGATCTTGGGATTTAGCAACAAGTATTTCTTCCGCAGAAACTTTGCAACT from the Listeria seeligeri serovar 1/2b str. SLCC3954 genome contains:
- the rplS gene encoding 50S ribosomal protein L19 translates to MNKLIDEITKSQLNPDVPNFRPGDTVRVHAKVVEGTRERIQLFEGVVIKRRGAGISETFTVRKISNSVGVERTFPVHTPRIAKLEVIRRGKVRRAKLYYLRNLRGKAARIKEIR
- a CDS encoding MBL fold metallo-hydrolase; amino-acid sequence: MKVTAKHQYWQITTFPMLFPVNCYLVLEKDSLTLIDTGILAHAKGIISLIESLHLPLKRILLTHAHGDHIGGLLAIKNAFPDALVMLGSRENLLVQKKEIYAFEAQKPLKGSYPAELPVKIDQTLKAGDTVGSLLVVDTPGHTPGSISFFDERNEHLFVGDLFQTRGGAAICGEKRLLFPFPAMGSWDLATSISSAETLQLFDITEIACGHGPIKSATSFDLKFVIARASKN
- a CDS encoding epsilon antitoxin; this encodes MDYEKTFKVESLNEFSRNVYNRVLRYVVNHQIDRQNKNDLSAELLDQLKGMLKMNLFKMLINDLAKVESYWNMMDVCTKSITDKKSVEQYV
- a CDS encoding type I restriction-modification system subunit M, giving the protein MAIKKSEIYNQLWAAADKLRGGVEPARYKNYILTMLFVKYVSDKYKTSDDWEIEIPADSSFDDIVKHKFQTDIGEKINTSISAIAEKNNLKGIIDIADFDSNELGEGKTHVDKVSDLVAIFQKPELDFTKNRAGGDDILGDAYEYLMRKFAQDSGKSKGQFYTPGEVSRVMARVIGLDKATSSSMTVYDPACGSGSLLIRAADVALVEITIYGQEYDPSTAGLARMNLVLHNKGAGEIQRGNTLADPKWKENNQLKRFDYIVVNPPFSDKSWTDGTLPDQYGRYSEVGYGVPPEKNGDYAWFLHVLKSLKAKGKAAIILPHGVLFRGNTEGEIRKKIIDHGYIKGIIGLPANIFFGTGIPACIIIVDKEDAVEREGIFMIDASQDFVKEGNKNRLREQDIEKIVRTFNTMDQSDTKYARFVLNEEIKEDNEYNLSIPRYIDNSNNEDLQDIEAHLKGGIPESDVDLLSNYWEEYPSLHQDLFEPLRLGYLQAKVEKEQVVEVINANNEFIEHSKRIKDSFLTWKHEVLPILMNLTVEDKPKNIIEFISHKILRLFEEDSLIKEYDVYQIVMEYWEEIMEDDIYAVISDGYEAGNQVVNITRVKKANGEEEEEVIGWEGLIIPKEQIIITYFEDRLSEIQDLKQVLEKNEAEIEELRKNHNNEDSSLFEFIQDGKFNKKMVSIRINEIKSDYTNDEISVLKILWNHLDKKMKKKDYLEFLEKNPLAKSALTEKGTVTKTSVLTRIKKIRDYADIDGLFKEEFELLTDVQNLLDTKEQVAKKIKEKELVLDLMTKEKYSELSIEEIKELLEEKWFAAVYGALNNIHSDVSHQLSVRVKNLVERYESKLSELAHEVVLYEEKVKHHLERMGFEW